From Candidatus Dormiibacterota bacterium, a single genomic window includes:
- a CDS encoding ABC transporter substrate-binding protein, protein LPEHILAKVNDAKGSFNTSSFNSMPIGSGPFKVVEWERGSKIRLEANPDFYLGKPKLNEVVFRMMPDENTMITQLQTHEIDMVARGTAISWPRYKALAADPKNNLTAVRVNSYIYSHIDFNLRHPIVSDRQVRLALAYATNRPEILDKIAHNSGVLAETDQSPVLSWAYTNDIQHHPYDPAKAKAILSADGWKVGPDGVRVKNGKRLEFNLSTQTESTYGKAIQTLLQREWRDVGVQADVKNAPTSEFFDNSPATGTLQGGHYDAAIFAWVAAADPDDSPLYTTKNFAPGGQNNLFWSNPKVDAAAADALQTIDTNRRKADYKIIQQQMAIDVPTIILYFWKDIYVYNSDLKGFTPSPVISAFWDPWEYSI, encoded by the coding sequence TCTTCCCGAGCATATTCTCGCCAAGGTCAACGACGCCAAAGGCTCGTTCAATACGTCGTCGTTCAACTCGATGCCGATCGGCAGCGGACCGTTCAAGGTGGTGGAGTGGGAGCGCGGCTCCAAGATTCGGCTCGAAGCGAATCCCGATTTCTACCTAGGCAAGCCGAAACTCAACGAAGTCGTCTTTCGGATGATGCCCGACGAAAATACGATGATCACGCAACTCCAGACGCACGAGATCGACATGGTCGCGCGCGGCACCGCCATTAGCTGGCCACGTTATAAGGCGCTCGCGGCCGATCCCAAGAATAATTTGACCGCCGTCCGCGTAAATTCGTATATCTACTCGCACATCGATTTCAATTTACGCCATCCGATCGTGAGCGACCGCCAGGTCCGGCTCGCACTGGCATACGCGACCAATCGTCCGGAGATTCTCGACAAAATCGCGCACAACTCCGGCGTTTTGGCGGAGACCGATCAAAGCCCGGTGCTCTCGTGGGCCTATACGAACGATATTCAACACCATCCGTACGACCCGGCCAAAGCCAAGGCCATTCTTTCCGCCGACGGCTGGAAAGTCGGCCCCGACGGCGTGCGGGTGAAGAACGGGAAGCGCTTGGAGTTCAATCTGAGCACGCAGACCGAGAGCACGTACGGCAAGGCCATTCAAACGCTGTTGCAGCGCGAGTGGCGCGACGTCGGCGTGCAAGCCGATGTCAAGAACGCCCCGACGAGCGAATTCTTCGATAACAGCCCGGCCACCGGTACCTTGCAAGGCGGCCATTACGATGCGGCGATCTTCGCTTGGGTCGCAGCCGCCGACCCGGACGATAGCCCCCTCTACACGACGAAAAACTTTGCTCCCGGCGGCCAGAACAATCTCTTCTGGAGCAACCCGAAGGTCGACGCCGCCGCGGCGGACGCCCTCCAAACGATCGACACAAACCGGCGCAAAGCCGATTACAAGATCATCCAGCAGCAGATGGCGATCGACGTTCCGACGATCATCCTCTACTTCTGGAAAGACATCTACGTTTACAACAGCGACCTCAAGGGCTTTACGCCATCGCCGGTGATCTCGGCATTCTGGGATCCGTGGGAGTACTCGATTTAA
- a CDS encoding peptide ABC transporter substrate-binding protein, with amino-acid sequence MKRIAVSLCLLVAIAGCSKAQTGTTALANGRVNAFTIPHVLRYATAEDINSLNPLLSQQLTVGLMSSLTAAFLIKWDAHNRPYPELATEVPTKADGGISADGLTITYHLRKGLKWSDGQPLTADDVVWTTEHAVLNPANNVVSRAGWDRITKIDEPNKYTVVFHLSKPYSPFIVTFFSSAAANPSILPKHLLAKYPNINHVPFNSLPVGAGPFKYKEWSRSQRVVMVPNPYYFRGQPKLKEIDFEIIPNRDTILTQLQAHELDLWYPVPGNYYAKAKSLTAYTAIRQPAYYFNHLDFNVTRPRVKDLAVRRALEMAIDRKTIIEKISHGVGILQEGVAPMNAPYYDPSIQLAPFDIARANALLDAAGWKRGIDGIREKNGVKLNLDFATSTGTPDFDSQIELIRSWWKQIGVSINVRHYPANLLFAPFNEGGIIYGGKWDVVGFAWGDDPIGDFSFEYACDQIPPNGQNDLHWCDPAANKAMHDLYGHYDQAQRNADDRIVFERLAKQVPTIVMSGREDIFMVNKDLKNFHPNAVTPFDNMMNVDI; translated from the coding sequence ATGAAGCGCATCGCGGTTTCACTCTGCCTCTTGGTAGCCATCGCCGGCTGCTCGAAAGCTCAAACGGGAACGACGGCCCTGGCAAACGGGCGCGTCAACGCGTTCACCATCCCGCACGTACTGCGGTATGCGACGGCGGAAGACATTAATTCGCTCAACCCGCTATTGAGCCAGCAGCTGACTGTTGGGCTCATGTCGTCGTTGACGGCCGCATTTCTGATTAAGTGGGACGCACATAACAGGCCGTATCCGGAACTTGCTACGGAGGTGCCAACTAAAGCAGATGGCGGAATTAGCGCGGATGGGTTGACCATCACCTATCATCTGCGCAAGGGCCTCAAATGGTCGGATGGGCAACCGCTAACGGCCGACGACGTGGTATGGACGACCGAGCATGCGGTGCTGAATCCGGCAAACAACGTCGTGAGCCGGGCCGGCTGGGACCGTATCACGAAGATCGACGAGCCGAACAAATACACGGTCGTCTTTCACCTGAGCAAGCCCTACTCGCCGTTTATCGTCACGTTCTTTTCGAGCGCCGCGGCAAACCCGTCCATCTTGCCCAAGCACCTGCTCGCGAAGTATCCGAACATCAACCACGTGCCGTTTAACTCGCTGCCGGTCGGAGCCGGGCCGTTCAAATACAAGGAATGGTCGCGTTCGCAGCGCGTCGTCATGGTACCGAACCCGTACTACTTCCGCGGTCAGCCCAAACTCAAAGAGATCGACTTCGAAATTATTCCAAACCGTGATACCATTCTCACGCAGTTACAGGCGCACGAGCTCGATCTGTGGTATCCGGTTCCGGGAAACTACTACGCCAAAGCCAAGTCGCTCACCGCATACACCGCGATCCGTCAGCCCGCATATTATTTCAACCATCTTGATTTCAACGTCACCCGTCCGCGGGTGAAAGACCTTGCCGTTCGTCGAGCGCTGGAGATGGCGATCGACCGCAAGACCATCATCGAGAAGATCAGCCACGGCGTAGGGATATTGCAGGAAGGGGTCGCGCCGATGAATGCGCCCTATTACGACCCGTCGATTCAACTCGCACCATTCGACATAGCGCGTGCCAACGCGTTGCTCGATGCGGCCGGATGGAAGCGCGGCATCGACGGCATCCGCGAGAAGAACGGCGTAAAACTCAATCTCGACTTTGCTACGTCAACCGGCACGCCGGATTTCGATTCCCAGATCGAGCTGATTCGGTCGTGGTGGAAGCAGATCGGCGTTAGCATCAACGTGCGGCACTATCCGGCGAACCTGCTCTTTGCGCCGTTTAATGAAGGCGGCATCATTTACGGCGGCAAGTGGGATGTGGTTGGGTTTGCCTGGGGAGACGACCCGATCGGCGATTTTTCCTTCGAATATGCCTGCGATCAAATTCCGCCGAACGGACAGAACGATCTACACTGGTGCGACCCCGCGGCCAATAAAGCCATGCACGATCTCTACGGTCACTACGACCAAGCGCAACGCAATGCGGATGATCGGATCGTATTCGAGCGGCTAGCGAAGCAGGTGCCGACGATCGTCATGTCAGGCCGCGAGGACATCTTCATGGTAAACAAAGACCTGAAGAACTTCCATCCCAATGCGGTCACGCCGTTCGACAATATGATGAACGTGGATATCTAG
- a CDS encoding site-2 protease family protein produces the protein MVNLEQPDQPPHNPDPSVTGEYLPPDAAPSGSEHKTRKGAKGVGAAATGLGLLALKFKGLFAVLLQFKFFFIGLKLLSLTWPFLLTLWLYVVFFGWKLAIVIILLVLAHEMGHYAAFRAYGLPVKLPVFLPFMAYTAGAVPADLEQDAYIALAGPLTGLALAATCYGVGLALHDSFWFACADLSAFLNLFNMIPVPPFDGGRVIGAVWPALWVFGFALFIGLAIVLHIPILFVLIIGLVGLPSMISAWRGHVDPRAALMTNAARLRVSVWYLMTLLGLIVVMGQAHALTAGIRGSM, from the coding sequence ATGGTGAACCTCGAGCAACCCGATCAACCTCCGCATAACCCGGACCCTTCCGTAACGGGCGAGTACTTACCGCCCGACGCGGCTCCGTCCGGCTCGGAACACAAAACCCGCAAGGGCGCAAAAGGTGTCGGCGCGGCGGCGACGGGCCTCGGCTTGCTCGCGCTCAAGTTCAAGGGCCTGTTCGCGGTGCTCTTGCAGTTCAAGTTTTTCTTTATCGGCCTCAAGCTGCTCTCGCTCACGTGGCCGTTTCTCCTCACGCTCTGGCTCTACGTCGTGTTCTTCGGCTGGAAGCTCGCGATCGTCATCATTCTGCTCGTCCTCGCGCACGAGATGGGCCACTATGCGGCATTCCGCGCGTACGGCTTGCCGGTGAAGCTGCCGGTCTTTCTCCCCTTCATGGCCTATACGGCCGGCGCGGTTCCGGCCGATCTCGAGCAAGATGCGTATATCGCGCTGGCCGGGCCGCTGACGGGCCTGGCGCTCGCGGCGACGTGTTACGGCGTCGGGCTTGCGCTCCACGATAGTTTTTGGTTTGCGTGCGCCGATTTGAGCGCGTTCCTCAATCTTTTCAATATGATCCCGGTGCCGCCGTTCGACGGCGGGCGCGTGATCGGCGCGGTGTGGCCCGCCCTTTGGGTTTTCGGTTTCGCGCTCTTCATCGGGCTAGCGATCGTGCTGCACATTCCGATCCTGTTCGTGCTGATCATCGGATTGGTGGGCTTACCGTCGATGATCTCGGCGTGGCGCGGACACGTCGATCCTCGAGCCGCGCTGATGACCAACGCCGCGCGCCTGCGCGTCAGCGTGTGGTATCTCATGACGTTGCTCGGTCTGATCGTGGTGATGGGCCAAGCCCACGCCCTGACCGCCGGAATTCGCGGATCGATGTGA